One window from the genome of Nocardioides sp. encodes:
- a CDS encoding DUF1156 domain-containing protein: MALPLEAINRESARENYIYRGNPSAVHKWWSQKPLATSRAVLFAQLVRRSFVATRRIPD, from the coding sequence GTGGCGTTACCGCTGGAGGCGATCAACCGCGAGTCGGCCCGTGAGAACTACATCTACCGGGGCAACCCCAGCGCGGTTCACAAGTGGTGGTCGCAGAAGCCTCTGGCGACCTCGCGGGCCGTGCTCTTTGCGCAACTCGTTCGACGATCCTTCGTCGCGACCCGACGAATTCCCGACTGA